In a genomic window of Bombina bombina isolate aBomBom1 chromosome 10, aBomBom1.pri, whole genome shotgun sequence:
- the LOC128640857 gene encoding lamin-L(III)-like → MATITPSRSTTRTPGTQSPGSPTRLSRLQEKEELRHLNDRLAAYIERVRSLEADKSLLRLQLEEREEVTSREVSGLRLLYETELADVRKLLDHTANERARLQVELGKLREEQRQLQNRCNKKENDLNLAQNQLRELEAKLNSKEADLATAYSGKRNLEGQLQDLKAQLSDLESSLNDVTKQLHDEMLCRVDLENKMQTLREQMDFQNNLHEQEVREMKSRHESRIVEIDSGRRVEFESKLAEALQDLRKDHEQQIMDYKEHLEKNFNAKLENAQLAATKNSDYASATREEILATKMRVDSLTSQLSHCQKQNSGLEAKVRELQEILDHEHDMHRRQMSEKDREVSEMRYKLQSQLEEYEQLLDVKLALDMEINAYRKMLEGEEQRLKLSPSPSQRTAVSRASASHKSRMLRGKKRKLQETESPETRSRYKIVQQASSSGPVSVDDINPEGNFVRLVNGAEKDQPLHGWMLKRFNASMPDIVYTFPNRYVLKAGQEVTIWATCDAAVHSPPSDLVWTSQRSWGTGDNIKIILIDSTGEECAERTLLRVRKDEGELEEEFYEEDFSESQFRPQSHHSMDPSCSVM, encoded by the coding sequence atgGCGACAATTACTCCTAGTAGGAGCACAACCCGGACTCCTGGAACTCAATCCCCCGGCAGCCCGACCCGCTTGAGCCGTCTACAGGAGAAAGAGGAGTTGCGGCATCTCAATGACCGCTTGGCAGCCTATATCGAGCGGGTACGGTCGCTGGAAGCAGACAAGTCGCTGCTGAGGCTGCAGTTAGAGGAGCGAGAGGAGGTGACATCCCGGGAGGTGTCCGGTCTTCGGCTGCTTTATGAGACTGAATTGGCAGATGTGCGCAAACTGCTGGACCACACGGCCAACGAGAGGGCCCGATTGCAGGTGGAGCTTGGTAAGCTTCGTGAGGAGCAACGGCAGCTACAAAACAGATGTAATAAAAAGGAAAATGATTTAAACCTTGCTCAGAATCAGTTGAGAGAATTAGAAGCTAAGTTGAACTCCAAAGAAGCCGATCTTGCAACTGCGTATAGTGGGAAAAGAAACCTTGAAGGACAACTCCAAGATCTGAAAGCTCAGTTATCTGATCTTGAATCTTCTTTAAATGATGTTACAAAACAATTGCATGATGAGATGTTATGTAGAGTTGACTtggaaaataaaatgcaaactcTTAGGGAGCAAATGGATTTCCAAAATAATCTTCATGAACAGGAGGTGCGGGAAATGAAGAGCCGTCATGAGTCAAGGATAGTTGAAATAGACTCGGGACGCCGGGTAGAATTTGAGAGCAAGTTAGCTGAGGCTCTACAGGACCTGCGGAAAGACCATGAGCAACAAATCATGGATTACAAAGAGCATCTGGAGAAGAACTTTAATGCAAAGTTGGAGAATGCACAGCTTGCAGCCACAAAAAACAGTGATTATGCCAGTGCAACTAGGGAAGAGATCTTGGCAACAAAGATGAGAGTAGATTCTTTAACATCACAACTAAGTCATTGTCAAAAGCAGAATTCTGGGCTGGAGGCTAAAGTTAGAGAGTTGCAAGAAATTCTAGACCATGAACATGACATGCACAGAAGACAGATGAGCGAAAAAGATAGAGAGGTTTCTGAAATGAGGTACAAATTGCAGTCGCAACTGGAAGAATATGAGCAACTACTGGATGTGAAGCTTGCATTAGATATGGAAATAAATGCATACAGAAAAATGCTGGAAGGAGAAGAACAAAGGCTGAAACTATCACCCAGCCCTTCTCAGAGAACTGCAGTGTCTCGAGCATCTGCAAGTCACAAAAGTCGTATGTTACGTGGTAAGAAAAGAAAGCTGCAGGAAACGGAGAGTCCAGAAACCAGAAGCAGATATAAGATTGTTCAGCAAGCCTCCTCTTCAGGACCTGTGTCTGTAGATGATATTAACCCAGAGGGGAATTTTGTCAGACTGGTTAACGGCGCAGAGAAGGATCAACCCCTACATGGATGGATGCTAAAAAGGTTTAATGCAAGCATGCCTGACATTGTGTATACATTCCCAAACCGATATGTTCTTAAAGCGGGACAAGAAGTAACTATTTGGGCTACTTGTGATGCTGCTGTGCACAGTCCCCCTTCTGACTTGGTGTGGACATCTCAAAGGTCCTGGGGCACAGgagataatattaaaataatacttATTGACTCCACTGGAGAGGAATGTGCTGAGCGAACACTCTTAAGAGTAAGGAAGGATGAAGGTGAATTGGAAGAGGAATTCTATGAGGAGGACTTTTCAGAAAGTCAATTTCGACCCCAGTCTCATCATTCAATGGATCCCAGCTGTTCCGTCATGTAA